One Williamwhitmania taraxaci genomic window, AGGCCGATGCAACTTTGAAAGTTAAGGAATATGTAGATTCGCTGAAGTTGCAGCTGGAAAAAGGAGCGCAGGTAGAACTGCCTAAACTCGGTTATTTCTATCAAGATGCCCGTGGTAATGTTCAGTTCCAACTCGAGCTAACCAATTCTACATCTGTAATTAAGGAGAATAGAAAGAATACGGTTGATATAGTTGATGCGAAATCTGTAGTTGTTTCTCGCCCAGAAGAGAAAGAAGAAACCAAGCCTGTAATAAATACTGAGGCTAGCGCTGTAACGCCCGCTAAATTTGAAGAGGTAAAAAAACCTGAACCTTCGGCCGCGGAGGAACCTAAGCAACCAACAAAAACTCCAATCAAACCAATTCCCACTGTAAAAAAGGGAAAGGTTACACCCATTCCTCCTAAACAAAAAGAAGAATTGAAACCCCAAAAGAGTGAGTCCATTCATACCACTATGGCAAAACCAACGAACAAGAAAAGCACAAACAGCAAGGGTCGCAAAGGTTACTGGCTTCTTATTACCGGATTAATTGTAATGCTACTATTAGTTATATGGCAGTACGACACTATAGTAAGTATATTTAGTTCGACGCAGCAAAGCAAAGCGATTGTCGACACTTTTAAATCTGCTGATTCGACGACTGCCCTAATAGCAAAAGCCAATCGCGACACAGTAACTGTGACATCAGAATTGCCAGGTCCAAAATATGTAAAACCGATTATTGACATACCCGAGAATAAATTTTTAGTAGTAGTGGGTAGTTTTACAATCAAGGAAAATGCAACCAATCAGCTAAAAAAACTAACGGAACAGGGTTATCAGCCAATAATTATTGTGCGCAAGAATGAGATCTACTCCGTTGTCATTAGTGGCCACAAAACCAAGGATGAGGCCAAACTCTCACTTCAAGGATATATGAAGAAAAATGGCGAAGGGTGGATATTGTCGCGCTAAGCGGTAGTTTTTTGCTAAATTTGAGGGCTGATTTTTTCCATCAGCCTTTTTTTGTGGATAAAGTTTTTGACCATCCAGAACTTGGACCAGTAATTATTCGAAAACGAACCGGATTACGTCGCCTATCCATACGTATTGATATAAAGAAAAGAGTAATACTCACAATACCCTACGCAGTTGCTACGGCGGAAGGCTTAGCTTTTTTGGAGAGAAAATCCGACTGGGTAAAGAAGTCGATAATTACGATCACCCACAAAATTGAAAAGAAAACAATCTTTTCACCCGAAACTGAATTTTTCACGAAATCGCACAGACTTGTTCTAATACCGGAATCAAGAACCCGCATGGCAGTATCAATAGATGCAGATTCACTGACTATTCGATATCCTGAGTCTATAGACATACTCCATTCCGAATTTCAAGACTTTGTGCGAACAGCGGTTGAAAAAACATTAACCCTCGAGGCAAAAACAATTATTCCACCTCTTGCATTGGCCATTTCAAAAGAGACCAATCTCCCTTTTAAAAACATAAGCATTAAAAAAGTGAAGTCGCGCTGGGGAAGTTGTTCTGCACAGAATAATTTAAATTTCAGTATCTATCTGATGCTTTTACCTGACCACCTCATTCAATATGTTATTATCCACGAACTTTGCCATATAAAGCAAAAAAATCACGGTCCAAAATTCTGGGCTTTACTGGATAAACTAACCGATGGGAAGGCAAAACTACTTGCCAAAGAGATGAAGAACCACTCGACTCGCTACTTTTAGGATTCGGCACTCGATAGATAATCCACCAGGCCGATGGTTTTCTCCATTAACTCATGCATCAAATTTCTATAAAACACGCGCTTTTCCTTGGGGTTTAAGTTCTTGGGGCAATGATTTACCTTAAAAAGATATTCTGATCTTAACTCCTTTATTTCCAGCAGAATTTCATAAATCTTCTCATAGTAGAAAGAGTTGGAGTAATTGAGAGTAGCATAGCACTCTAAAATTGCGTTTTCAACCAGCGCATTGATATCCTTCTTTACGGATCGTATATTAGGCATAATTATTTCAGTTATGATTTCTATATAAAACAGTTTATTCCTCGAAAAAAGGAGGTCGCTTTGACGAAATTAATATATGACATTCCGAAACTGAAAACAACAAAAGACATAAAAAAAAGCCGAAAAGATGACAAATCTCACTTAATGCATCGAATTGTATCGAAACACGTATGATACGCTAAACACAAGTAGATCTCCAGTGTAGGAATAAAAGAACTCATCTTCAGGAAAACAGGTAGCGGTGCATACATACAAATAATTTTCAACTCGATAATTCAAAGAATTGCGCGAAATACCATTCATAAAATGGAGATTATCCTATATTTTGTTATATTTTTGGGTAGGACAAATACCGTAGCACTTGTTAAATAAGACGAAAGAACAATCCCATGCAAATAATAACCAAAGGAATTCAGTTATTGGTTTTGTCAGGTATAGTTCTATCATGTACCCAGACACCATCTTCTATCCAGAATAAGATACTTGGAGATGATAAATATAAAAAGGTTATCAGCCTAATTGAGGTTGCTGATAGTTTGGCTGAAACAGATCCTGATAGTGGCTTGATGGTAATTGCCGAAATTTCGAACTATCCATCGAAAGGAATGGCCACCGAATTAATAACCGCCTATGCAAACCAAATCCGTGGAGTAGCCTATATTTCCAAAGGAAAAATGAAAGAGGGATTTGATTTGATTGAGAGTAGTCACTCTTTTTTTTTAGCATTAAATGATTCATTACCTCTTGCCGTAAGTTATAAGCGAAAAGGGTACGCTCTTCGTAAGATGAACAAATATGATGAAGCGATTAAATGTAACATTGAGGCATTAACTATTTCTGAAGAGAAAAAAACCACCAAAAACATAGCTTATCTCAACAACGCGCTTGGCCTCTTATTCATGCAGACTGGCAACTACGAAAATGCCATCAACTACCTTAATCATGCGTTAAAGCTATATGAACAGGAGAATGATCAATTTGGTTTATCCAAAGTTCTGAATAACCTAGGTGGCACCTATTATAAAATGGGTCACAATGTTCTCAGCTTAGAAAACTTGGAAAAAGCATACGAAATTAAGAAAAAGTTAGGAGAAACAGGAAGCCTTGGCAGCACCTCCACTAACATTGGATTGGTTTGCTTAGAACTAAAACTCTACAATAAGGCTGTAGATTACTTTAACGAAGCGCTGATCCAATCCCGATTAAAGAATGACAGGTGGGGCGAAGCTAACACGCTAAACAACCTTGCTCGTGGATACATTGAGAACAATGCTATAAATACGGCCAAAGAAATTCTAAAGAAGAACAAAAGCACTGTGGAGAGTGTAAACACACCCGACTTACGGATGGAATGGTACAGCCTCTCCTAC contains:
- a CDS encoding HU family DNA-binding protein gives rise to the protein MLGNYFRELLEKHNRVIIPDFGAFLVKDTGDDRSINNTSFSPFLRYNDGLVEAFLSEKEGLTKADATLKVKEYVDSLKLQLEKGAQVELPKLGYFYQDARGNVQFQLELTNSTSVIKENRKNTVDIVDAKSVVVSRPEEKEETKPVINTEASAVTPAKFEEVKKPEPSAAEEPKQPTKTPIKPIPTVKKGKVTPIPPKQKEELKPQKSESIHTTMAKPTNKKSTNSKGRKGYWLLITGLIVMLLLVIWQYDTIVSIFSSTQQSKAIVDTFKSADSTTALIAKANRDTVTVTSELPGPKYVKPIIDIPENKFLVVVGSFTIKENATNQLKKLTEQGYQPIIIVRKNEIYSVVISGHKTKDEAKLSLQGYMKKNGEGWILSR
- a CDS encoding M48 family metallopeptidase gives rise to the protein MDKVFDHPELGPVIIRKRTGLRRLSIRIDIKKRVILTIPYAVATAEGLAFLERKSDWVKKSIITITHKIEKKTIFSPETEFFTKSHRLVLIPESRTRMAVSIDADSLTIRYPESIDILHSEFQDFVRTAVEKTLTLEAKTIIPPLALAISKETNLPFKNISIKKVKSRWGSCSAQNNLNFSIYLMLLPDHLIQYVIIHELCHIKQKNHGPKFWALLDKLTDGKAKLLAKEMKNHSTRYF